Genomic DNA from candidate division WOR-3 bacterium:
TTAAAATGTTTTTTATAAGAAGTGAATCCTCAAATAAAAGGGAGAGTTTTATTCTTTCAATTGTAATTTTTGCAAGGGTATCAGAATAATTTATAATATTTTTTCTTGCTGTATCTCGCATATAAAATAGGAAAAACAGAGCAAAGGAAATTATTATAATAAGGGTGTATGGGAAAAAGGTTAAAAATAATTTTTTTCTAAATCCATAAAAAAAGTTTTTTAAAATTTTTTCCTTCATAATCTTTCAAATATTGTATTTTCTTTTATATTTAAGTGTTTTAATGCTCTTTTTGTTAATTTTCTACCTCTTGGAGTTCTTTCTATTAATCCCTCTCTTAAAAGAAAAGGTTCATAAACCTCTTCAATTGTTCCTACATCTTCTCCTACAGCTTGAGATATTGTTTTAAGACCAACAGGTCCACCACCAAATTTTTCATAAATACAGTAGAGGATTTTTTTATCCATTTCATTAAGTCCAAGTTCATCAACTTCAAGTTTTTGTAAGGCATATTTTGTAATTTCAAGATCAATTTTTTCCCTCAATTTATAATCAGCAAAATCTCTAACTCTTTTCAAAAGTCTATTAACAATTCTTGGTGTTCCCCTTCCTCTCCTTGCAATTTCAAAGGCAGCATCTTCTTCAATTTTTATATTTAAAATTTTAGCAGATCTTTTAACTATCTCTTTTAATTCTTCCACCTCATAGTAATCAATCCTTATCTGAATTCCAAATCTTGATTGCAAAGGACTTGTTAAAAGCCCCATTCTTGTTGTTGCACCTATAAGAGTAAAGGGTTTTAATTTTAATTTTATTGATTTTGCATTTGGACCCTTATCAACCATTATCTCAATTTCATAGTTTTCCATAGCAGAATAAAGATACTCCTCAACATTTCTTGGTAATCTGTGAATCTCATCTATAAAGAGAATATCACCTTTATTTAAATTTGTTAAAATTCCTGCAAGATCAAAAGGTCTTTCAATAACAGGTCCTGATACGAGCTTTATATTTGTTCCCATTTCATAAGATATTATATGAGATAAAGTTGTTTTTCC
This window encodes:
- the ruvB gene encoding Holliday junction branch migration DNA helicase RuvB, whose product is MKMKILNPNLIEEDISLSELLRPRKLKEFIGKEKIKENLKVFIEAAKKRNEPLDHVIFTGPPGLGKTTLSHIISYEMGTNIKLVSGPVIERPFDLAGILTNLNKGDILFIDEIHRLPRNVEEYLYSAMENYEIEIMVDKGPNAKSIKLKLKPFTLIGATTRMGLLTSPLQSRFGIQIRIDYYEVEELKEIVKRSAKILNIKIEEDAAFEIARRGRGTPRIVNRLLKRVRDFADYKLREKIDLEITKYALQKLEVDELGLNEMDKKILYCIYEKFGGGPVGLKTISQAVGEDVGTIEEVYEPFLLREGLIERTPRGRKLTKRALKHLNIKENTIFERL